From the Lolium rigidum isolate FL_2022 chromosome 2, APGP_CSIRO_Lrig_0.1, whole genome shotgun sequence genome, one window contains:
- the LOC124689887 gene encoding adenine nucleotide transporter BT1, chloroplastic/amyloplastic/mitochondrial-like, translating into MAAAMAATTMVTGNKGGSLAMDRKSSWSFPTVPEVAFPWSSQADCKSLDFPRRALFASIGLSVSLGAPPGAREHGGKARPAVGADDLDLASAEEEPKTKKTKKKLQLVPRLRKVRVKIGNPHVRRLVSGALAGALSRTFVAPLETIRTHLMVGSCGADTMGGVFRWIMQTEGWPGLFRGNAVNVLRVAPSKAIEHFTYDTAKKYLTPEAGEPPKSPIPIPLVAGALAGVASTLCTYPMELVKTRLTIEKDVYDNLLHAFVKIVRDEGPGELYRGLEPSVIGVVPYAAANFYAYETLRDMYRRVSGKEEVGNVPTLLIGSAAGAIASTATFPLEVARKQMQVGAVGGRQVYKNVLHAMYCILKKEGAAGLYRGLGPSCIKLMPAAGISFMCYEACKKILVDDKEDAPVAEEEEEEDA; encoded by the exons ATGGCGGCGGCAATGGCGGCAACGACGATGGTGACCGGGAACAAGGGCGGCTCGCTGGCCATGGACAGGAAGAGCAGCTGGTCCTTTCCGACGGTCCCTGAGGTCGCGTTCCCTTGGAGCTCGCAAGCCGACTGCAAGAGCTTGGACTTTCCTCGCAGAGCGCTGTTCGCAAGCATCGGCCTCAGCGTGTCCCTCGGCGCCCCACCAGGAGCGCGCGAGCACGGTGGGAAGGCCCGTCCTGCCGTTGGTGCCGACGACCTCGACCTTGCCTCCGCGGAGGAGGAGCCGAAGACGAAGAAGACCAAGAAGAAGCTGCAGCTGGTGCCGCGGCTGAGGAAGGTGAGGGTGAAGATCGGCAACCCGCACGTCCGGCGGCTGGTCAGCGGCGCTCTCGCTGGCGCCCTGTCAAGGACCTTCGTGGCGCCGCTGGAGACGATCAGGACGCACCTGATGGTAGGCAGCTGCGGTGCCGACACCATGGGCGGGGTGTTCCGGTGGATCATGCAGACGGAGGGCTGGCCCGGCCTCTTCCGCGGCAACGCCGTCAACGTCCTCCGCGTCGCGCCCAGCAAGGCCATCGAG CACTTCACCTACGACACGGCCAAGAAGTACCTGACCCCGGAGGCCGGCGAGCCGCCCAAGTCCCCCATCCCGATTCCTCTCGTCGCCGGAGCGCTCGCCGGAGTGGCCTCGACCCTGTGCACGTACCCCATGGAGCTCGTCAAGACCCGGCTGACCATCGAGAAGGACGTGTACGACAACCTGCTCCACGCGTTCGTCAAGATCGTGCGCGACGAAGGCCCCGGCGAGCTGTACCGCGGGCTGGAGCCGAGCGTGATCGGCGTGGTGCCGTACGCGGCGGCCAACTTCTACGCCTACGAGACGCTGCGGGACATGTACCGGCGCGTGTCGGGGAAGGAGGAGGTGGGCAACGTGCCGACGCTGCTCATCGGgtccgccgccggcgccatcgcgaGCACGGCCACGTTCCCGCTGGAGGTGGCGAGGAAGCAGATGCAGGTGGGCGCCGTGGGCGGGAGGCAGGTGTACAAGAACGTCCTGCACGCCATGTACTGCATCCTCAAAaaggagggcgccgccggcctgTACCGCGGCCTCGGGCCCAGCTGCATCAAGCTCATGCCCGCCGCCGGCATCTCCTTCATGTGCTACGAGGCCTGCAAGAAGATACTCGTCGACGACAAAGAAGATGCCCCCGTagctgaggaggaggaagaggaggacgcctGA
- the LOC124686721 gene encoding uncharacterized protein At2g34160-like codes for MEEVTEAVNNLSIAEGAAPAAGAEGHKKNRIQVSNTKKPLFFYVNLAKRYMQLHEEVELSALGMAIATVVTVAEILKNNGLAVEKKIMTSTVDVKDDARNRPIQKAKIEILIGKTEKFDELMAAAAEERAAAGAAEEEQS; via the exons ATGGAGGAAGTGACGGAGGCGGTGAACAACCTCAGCATAGCGGAAGGAGCCGCAccggcggcgggggcggaggGGCACAAGAAGAACCGCATCCAGGTCTCCAACACCAAGAAGCCCCTCTTCTTCTACGTCAACCTCGCCAAG AGGTACATGCAGCTGCACGAAGAGGTGGAGCTCTCGGCCCTCGGCATGG CTATTGCAACTGTGGTGACCGTTGCTGAGATTCTGAAAAATAATGGCCTTGCTGTTGAGAAGA AAATCATGACATCTACTGTTGATGTCAAAGATGATGCGAGGAACCGCCCTATCCAGAAGGCCAAG ATTGAAATATTGATTGGCAAGACGGAGAAATTCGATGAGCTGATGGCAGCTGCCGCAGAAGAGAGGGCGGCAGCTGGTGCCGCTGAGGAAGAGCAAAGCTGA
- the LOC124686722 gene encoding uncharacterized protein LOC124686722 — MFAASARRVAAAAAASSSSSSGRASQIASALNHQRWIHDRNKKAMELVVKGWSALQEVDRVIDFADRNDKRLIPLLRGAKENFELALEIDNMNTHARCWLAKMHFKYHVPGACKAIGAALLVEAANMGDPEAQYELGCRLRIENDHVQSDQQAFHYIEKAVDQLHPGALYLLGAVYLTGDCVKRDIASAMWCFHRASEKGHAGAAVAYGSLLLKGAEVPEVITRFNSGKSPSTGKVRKKDMQQDPLKLAKEQFQIAAEGGCDLGLRWLKRLEDYDKQPEELRQIQQ; from the exons ATGTTCGCCGCTTCGGCGCGGcgggtggccgccgccgccgccgcttcctcctcctcctcttccggcCGAGCCTCCCAGATTGCGTCCGCGCTGAATCACCAG AGATGGATCCACGACCGGAACAAGAAGGCGATGGAGCTGGTGGTCAAGGGCTGGAGCGCCCTCCAGGAGGTCGATCGCGTCATCGACTTCGCCGACCGCAACGACAAGCGCCTAATCCCACTTCTTAGG GGCGCAAAGGAGAACTTTGAGCTGGCCCTAGAGATCGACAATATGAATACTCACGCGAGGTGTTGGCTGGCCAAAATGCATTTCAAGTACCATGTTCCCGGAGCTTGCAAGGCCAT TGGTGCTGCTTTGTTAGTTGAAGCTGCAAACATGGGTGACCCAGAGGCACAGTATGAACTTGGATGTCGGCTAAGAATTGAG AACGATCATGTTCAGTCTGATCAACAGGCTTTCCATTATATAGAGAAAGCTGTTGACCAG TTGCATCCTGGTGCTTTATATCTTCTTGGTGCTGTGTATTTGACTGGGGATTGTGTCAAGAGGGACATAGCTTCAGCCATGTGGTGTTTCCATAGAGCTTCGGAGAAG GGACATGCTGGAGCTGCAGTTGCATATGGATCTCTTCTTCTTAAAG GTGCTGAAGTGCCTGAAGTCATTACCAGGTTCAACTCAGGCAAGAGCCCGTCGACCGGGAAGGTACGAAAAAAGGACATGCAGCAGGACCCACTAAAGCTCGCAAAGGAGCAGTTCCAGATAGCAGCTGAGGGTGGATGTGACCTTGGTCTACGGTGGTTGAAGAGGCTCGAGGATTATGACAAACAGCCAGAAGAGCTAAGGCAAATCCAACAATGA
- the LOC124689888 gene encoding protein FAR1-RELATED SEQUENCE 5-like, with amino-acid sequence MSPFGPCLSEKGKPTTHSKKKHTRKSTAAVPEYLAAARPPGGSPSVLSPPPLPAASGCISSARGRSVAMSGPVPNPPAHGPTPAAVPGPDCDPSARQLPVTPGRVPDAGVNQPPSTVPRAVGEPSAHEPPSDTASAHTVTAQGVHTNHAPKVGMSFRTEKEAYEFYSSYARNVGFSFRKGHSKSRADGTLCSKYYVCSNEGQPVASVAKPGRKQRPSTRSDCKARVQFNVSREGVWTVQKALLDHNHLLASPGMLHMSRSQRRVAESDRQILNQMRREGITAADIQQVLQQWSGGGENVNLLNKGSENQYLEPNYAQSLLEYLKNKQVDNPSFFYAVQLNDDGRIANFFWTDGQAIVDYACFGDAVSFDTTFERSRFEMPFAPFVGTNHHKKTIIFGAALLYDETSESFLWLFQTFLTAMSGKQPATILTDQSDEISKAIRDVCMNKGLLHPLI; translated from the exons ATGAGCCCGTTTGGCCCATGCTTGTCGGAGAAGGGAAAGCCAACAACACACTCGAAAAAAAAACACACCCGGAAGTCCACCGCAGCCGTGCCTGAatacctcgccgccgcccgcccgccgggCGGTTCTCCATCAGTCCTCAGCCCGCCGCCCCTCCCAGCCGCCTCCGGCTGCATTTCCTCAGCTCGCGGGCGGTCGGTGGCGATGTCTGGCCCCGTCCCCAACCCCCCGGCTCATGGGCCGACGCCGGCTGCGGTGCCGGGCCCCGACTGCGATCCCTCCGCTCGCCAACTGCCGGTTACTCCGGGGCGCGTGCCCGACGCCGGTGTCAATCAACCGccctccacggtgccccgcgccgTCGGTGAGCCCTCCGCTCATGAACCGCCTTCTGACACAGCCTCAGCACATACG GTAACTGCTCAAGGCGTTCACACCAATCATGCACCAAAAGTGGGGATGTCATTTCGGACAGAGAAAGAGGCGTACGAGTTCTACAGTTCCTATGCTAGGAATGTTGGGTTCAGTTTCCGAAAGGGCCACTCAAAATCGAGGGCCGATGGGACTCTTTGCTCCAAATATTATGTTTGCAGCAACGAAGGGCAGCCAGTAGCGAGTGTGGCCAAGCCTGGGCGGAAACAACGCCCTTCGACAAGGTCCGATTGCAAGGCTCGTGTTCAGTTCAATGTTAGTCGAGAAGGTGTATGGacagtgcagaaggctttgctcgATCACAACCACTTGCTCGCAAGCCCGGGTATGCTGCATATGTCCAGGTCGCAGCGCCGCGTAGCGGAGTCCGATCGACAGATATTGAATCAAATGCGGAGAGAAGGGATTACGGCGGCGGATATACAGCAGGTGTTGCAGCAGTGGTCCGGGGGAGGTGAAAATGTGAACCTTCTCAATAAGGGTTCTGAGAACCAGTACCTTGAACCCAACTATGCGCAGTCACTGCTCGAGTATCTAAAGAACAAGCAAGTAGACAACCCTTCGTTCTTTTATGCAGTTCAGTTGAATGACGATGGTCGGATAGCAAACTTCTTCTGGACAGATGGCCAGGCTATTGTGGACTACGCCTGTTTCGGTGATGCCGTTTCTTTTGACACAACATTTGAAAGAAGCAGATTTGAAATGCCATTCGCTCCATTTGTGGGTACCAACCATCATAAGAAAACCATCATTTTCGGAGCTGCATTGCTATACGATGAGACTTCGGAGTCTTTCCTTTGGCTATTTCAAACTTTCCTTACCGCAATGTCTGGGAAGCAACCGGCAACTATTTTGACAGATCAATCTGATGAAATATCGAAGGCTATTAG GGATGTGTGTATGAACAAAGGTCTATTGCATCCTTTGATTTGA